The sequence below is a genomic window from Chryseobacterium foetidum.
TTCAGGAGCAGTTGCAAGTAACGGTTCCGGTACATCATCACAGGGTACAACTCAGAAGAAAGGTATGAGTAAAGCAGCCAAAGGTACAATCATTGGTACCGTAGGTGGAGCCGCAGCGGGTGCCATCATCAGTAAGAAAAACAGAGGTCTCGGTGCAGTAATCGGCGGTGTAGTCGGTGGTGCAACAGGTTATACCATTGGTAGATCAGGAGACAGAAAAGATGGTCGTGTGCAACCAAGATAATCAGCCAACCAAAACACTTTTATATATTTTTTTAACTAAAGATTGCTTATTTTTAAGCAATCTTTTTTTATGCTTTTACTCATTTTATCCCTCATTCTACTTCTACCCACACTGATTGGATGGGGTTTAATTGCCGAAAAATCTTTTCGCTTCAATTTAACAGGAGGTATTTCAGGGAAAATTTTATCGGGAATACTGTTTTTAAGCTTGATTTTAACTGTAACTGCATTTTTTTTCGGCATCAATATTTACATTGAAGCAACCATCTTGTGTATCGGACTGTCATATTTCGTTAAAGAAAAATCTTATCATAAATTATTTACTTTTTTTAAAAATGCAGGTTGGGCTTTTTTTGCATCAGCAATCATCTGTGTCGCCTGTGCAAGCTTCTACCCTTTCATTTTGGATCATTTCGGGTATTACATTCCTACGATCAGGTGGCTATCTGAGTTTGGTATGATCAAAGGAATTTCAAATCTGGATCTTACATTGGGTCAAATGTCTGCGTGGCATATTTTCCAGACGGGATTTTCACATTTTTCCGATCCTTTTTTAAGGATCAATCTGTTAGTTGCTGTCACTTATCTTATTTATATTTTTGAAAATAAAAACTGGGTTCATCTGGCATTTTTCCCGATATTTCTCTTTTTCCTGCAATCTCCAAGTCCGGATTTGCCTGCTTATGTTTTTTCATTGATTGTTGTTCATGAGATATTGACTAAAACACAGATTAATTCCGGATTTCTTGCATTCAGTATTTTTATTTTCACAATTAAACCGACAATGATCTGGCTTCCGGTTTTTGTGTTTCTGATTATGGTTCTGAGAAAGGAAATGTCTTTAAAAATAATACTTTCAGGCACGTTTGTTTTAAGTCTTTTTATCATCAAAAACATTTGGATTTTCGGGTATCCTGTTTTCCCAATCACTGTTTTCGATTTAAATTTTCCATGGAAACCAAATCCTGAAATGATGAGACAAAGCTCTGAATACGCGGTTTTAAAAACCTACGACGCTCAATATTCTTTAGAACAAATCAAAAATTTTAGTTTTAAAGAAAAAATCACCAACTGGCTTTTTATTTCGGGAGTTAAATCAATATTTAATATCGGATTGATTGTTTCTTTATTATTTTATGGAGTTTTTACATTAATAAAAAAAGAGAAAAAACATTATATTTTATTCGGTTCTTTGCTTTTAAAATCAATTCTAATTCTTTCATTTTCTGCACAATACCGCTTTTTTATGGAAGTATATCCTGTAATATTTATTGCAATTTTTTATACTTCAAACATCAGAAAATTCTCAGTTTTTATGTTCTCAGCCGGAAGTTTAGCTACTTTGAGCTTTCTGATTAATCCTGAAATTTTAAAATATCTCGTACCAAGTTTCAGACTCGGAAATACAATGGCAAAGTTTGAAATATCACAACTGTACAAACCTGCAGAATACTTTCACACTGAATATGACAGTTTTAAAGTGGGAAATTTAAATTTTAAAGTTTCAAAAAAATATCCTTTTAATTACGAAACTCCTGCACCAGCCATCTCGGAGGGTTTTATGTTTGATTATCAAAAACTTGGAATATTTCCTCAATTGAAAAATCCTGAGAACATAAGTGAAGGATTTATCTGGAAAAAAATCGACGCAAAAGAACACAATGAATTGGACAACGCTATAAAAGTCATAAAAAACAACTATCAGCAACCCTGATCCGCTTTTTCTTATCTGAATAAATTTCGGTAATTTTGTACTATGTTTAACAGCTTAGGAAATCTTCTCAGCCTCACTTCCTTCGGGGAAAGTCATGGCGCAGCTTACGGTGGAATTATCAATAATTTTCCGGCAGGCGTAGAGATCAGTTTAGAAAAAATTCAGGCAGAACTTGACCGCAGAAAGCCTGGCCAGTCGGCAATTGTAACGCAAAGAAAAGAAAGCGATACCGTACAATTTCTATCAGGAATTTTTGAAGGAAAATCCACAGGAACACCGATTGGTTTCACCATCGAAAATGAAAATCAAAAGTCAAAAGATTACGATCATATCGCCAATTCTTATCGCCCGAGTCATGCTGATTTCACGTATGACCAAAAATTTGGAATCAGAGATTACCGTGGCGGTGGAAAATCTTCTGCTCGTGAAACCATCAACTGGGTTGTAGCAGGAGCTTTGGCAAAACAGCTTTTACCTGAATTTGAAATTGACGCATACGTTTCTTCGGTAGGAGAAATTTTCTGCGAAAAACCTTATCAGGCTTTGGATTTTTCTAAAACCGAAAGCAATGAAGTCCGTTGTCCCGATGCTGAAACTGCCGAAAAAATGATTTCAAAAATTAAAGAAATCAAAAAAGAAGGCAACACCATCGGTGGAACAATCACCTGTGTTATCAAAAATGTTCCTGCAGGAATTGGCGAACCTGTTTTCTCTAAATTACAGGCTGAGCTGGCAAAAGCAATGCTCAACATCAATGCCTGTAAAGGTTTTGAATATGGCAGCGGTTTTTGTGGTGCAAAAATGACAGGCAAAGAGCACAACGATCTCTTTAACGAAGATTTTTCAACAAAATCCAATCTTTCAGGAGGAATTCAGGGTGGAATTTCCAATGGAATGGATATTTATTTCAGAGTCGCTTTTAAACCTGTTGCTACCATTTTAAAGCCTCAGGAAAGTGTGAATAGAAGTGGCGAAAAAGTAATTGTGGAAGGAAAAGGGAGACATGATGCCTGCGTTCTGCCGCGAGCAGTTCCCGTGGTGGAAGCCCTTGCAGCTTTCGTACTTGCCGACCTCTATCTGATTAACAAAACAAGAAACATCAACAATTTTTAATATAAATTAGTAATGAAAAATTACTGGGACAACGCCATTTCTTTCGAAGAATATGTGCAAATCGCAAAACAAAGACTTGAAAATCCTGCAAATGAACAGGAAAAAGAATATAAACAATACTACGAACTCGGGCTTCAACGCATCGATAGAACGTGGAAAAAATATACACCGGATGAAGAGCAGCTTCAAACTTTGGAGTCAAAAAATTTTAAAGGAAAAATTTTAATTATCTCTGAAGCATGGTGCGGCGACGCAAGTGCAACGGTTCCGGCTTTGGTGAAGTTTTTTGAAGGAAAAAATGAGGTAAAAATATTCCTGAGAGACAGCGATAAAAGTCTTATTAATCAGTTTTTGACAAATGGTACAGAATCGATTCCTAAAGTTTTAATTTTAAATGAAGATTTTAGTGTGAAAAATTCGTGGGGACCGCGTCCAAAATTCGGGCATGAGCTTTTACTTAAATTTAAGGCTGATCCCGAAGCGTATCCGAGAGAGACTTTCTACAATGATCTGCAGCTTTATTACGCTAAAAACAGAGGCAAAGATGCTGTTGCAGAAATCCTTGAATTACTGTAAATTACAGAAAAATTAAATATAAAATCGCCTACTTTACAAAACAGCCATCTGATTTAAGACAAAGCGATTGCATATGACCAAAAAAACAATAAATAAGTACATATGAAAAAAAATATTATTTATATCGTCATTCTCGTAATTCTGGGTTGCATCTTTTTTATTCCAGGTCTTCAGCTTAAACTGAAAGAAGCATTTTTTCCGGTGGCTGCAATTGAAAAAGCGGTACACATCGCTCCCGAAGATTATGATGTTGAATTAAAAGGAATTAATGTAGCAAGTACCAATCTTAAAAACTTCAAAGACAAACCGATGTTTCTGAATTTTTGGGGAACGTGGTGTCCGCCGTGTCGTAAAGAATGGCCTTCTATCCAGAAACTGTATGACGGCAGAAAAGGTCATGTGGATTTTGTTTTGATTGCAATGAACGATCAGGAAGATGCTGTAAGAAAATTCTTAAAAGAAAACAACTACACCGTTCCTGTTTACATTGCCCAAAGTCCGATTTCTGAAAAACTTTTACCAAAGGCTTTTCCAACTACATTTTTGCTGGACAAAACAGGAAGAATTATCATTAAAGAAGATGCGGCGACCAACTGGGATGCCGAAACGGTACATCAGTTTATCGACAATATTATCAAATAATCCCAATACAGTTTTTAGTATCTAATAATGTGTATTTTAGACCACAAAATCTTAACACTTTTTATTATTTGCTGGTACAGAATTTGCGAATTGTAAAAGTGTTGAATTAAAACAAACACAAAATGAAATATTCTAAACTTCATCTTGCTAAAGAAGCAATTCGCCACAAAGGCTTTATAAAAAAGATTCCGGATATTTTCCGAATGGTGAAATTCTGGAGAAAGGGAATGTATCCCATGAGATCAATTGATGTAATTTTACCTATGTTGGGTTTACTTTACGTCATTTCTCCGATAGATTTAATTCCTGATT
It includes:
- a CDS encoding YkvA family protein → MKYSKLHLAKEAIRHKGFIKKIPDIFRMVKFWRKGMYPMRSIDVILPMLGLLYVISPIDLIPDFIFPVVGVMDDLAILSLAIPKLIREVDKFLLWEAERRLGETKIIDAEIVK
- a CDS encoding LIC_10190 family membrane protein; this encodes MLLLILSLILLLPTLIGWGLIAEKSFRFNLTGGISGKILSGILFLSLILTVTAFFFGINIYIEATILCIGLSYFVKEKSYHKLFTFFKNAGWAFFASAIICVACASFYPFILDHFGYYIPTIRWLSEFGMIKGISNLDLTLGQMSAWHIFQTGFSHFSDPFLRINLLVAVTYLIYIFENKNWVHLAFFPIFLFFLQSPSPDLPAYVFSLIVVHEILTKTQINSGFLAFSIFIFTIKPTMIWLPVFVFLIMVLRKEMSLKIILSGTFVLSLFIIKNIWIFGYPVFPITVFDLNFPWKPNPEMMRQSSEYAVLKTYDAQYSLEQIKNFSFKEKITNWLFISGVKSIFNIGLIVSLLFYGVFTLIKKEKKHYILFGSLLLKSILILSFSAQYRFFMEVYPVIFIAIFYTSNIRKFSVFMFSAGSLATLSFLINPEILKYLVPSFRLGNTMAKFEISQLYKPAEYFHTEYDSFKVGNLNFKVSKKYPFNYETPAPAISEGFMFDYQKLGIFPQLKNPENISEGFIWKKIDAKEHNELDNAIKVIKNNYQQP
- the aroC gene encoding chorismate synthase; its protein translation is MFNSLGNLLSLTSFGESHGAAYGGIINNFPAGVEISLEKIQAELDRRKPGQSAIVTQRKESDTVQFLSGIFEGKSTGTPIGFTIENENQKSKDYDHIANSYRPSHADFTYDQKFGIRDYRGGGKSSARETINWVVAGALAKQLLPEFEIDAYVSSVGEIFCEKPYQALDFSKTESNEVRCPDAETAEKMISKIKEIKKEGNTIGGTITCVIKNVPAGIGEPVFSKLQAELAKAMLNINACKGFEYGSGFCGAKMTGKEHNDLFNEDFSTKSNLSGGIQGGISNGMDIYFRVAFKPVATILKPQESVNRSGEKVIVEGKGRHDACVLPRAVPVVEALAAFVLADLYLINKTRNINNF
- a CDS encoding TlpA family protein disulfide reductase produces the protein MKKNIIYIVILVILGCIFFIPGLQLKLKEAFFPVAAIEKAVHIAPEDYDVELKGINVASTNLKNFKDKPMFLNFWGTWCPPCRKEWPSIQKLYDGRKGHVDFVLIAMNDQEDAVRKFLKENNYTVPVYIAQSPISEKLLPKAFPTTFLLDKTGRIIIKEDAATNWDAETVHQFIDNIIK
- a CDS encoding thioredoxin family protein, whose protein sequence is MKNYWDNAISFEEYVQIAKQRLENPANEQEKEYKQYYELGLQRIDRTWKKYTPDEEQLQTLESKNFKGKILIISEAWCGDASATVPALVKFFEGKNEVKIFLRDSDKSLINQFLTNGTESIPKVLILNEDFSVKNSWGPRPKFGHELLLKFKADPEAYPRETFYNDLQLYYAKNRGKDAVAEILELL